The proteins below are encoded in one region of Rhodopirellula islandica:
- a CDS encoding ABC transporter ATP-binding protein, protein MPSITSATPLQIDQVCKTYCQGTSTVHALDGVNLTVQPGEFVAIMGASGSGKSTLLHAMAGLIQVDSGQVVVSGQDLSQLGDVALTKFRQKNLGIVFQAYNLIPALTAEENVRLPATDSGNLDDRVERLLDRLGMSERRSHRPMALSGGEQQRIAIARALICDPAILLADEPTGSLDSVTGTQICQLLRGLVDEEQRSVVVVTHEPHVAMWADRVVVMKDGTNLAEFETLGTRDPQIIANRYQESLGAEAVH, encoded by the coding sequence GTGCCTTCCATCACCTCTGCCACGCCGCTGCAAATCGATCAAGTTTGCAAGACCTATTGCCAAGGCACTTCCACGGTGCACGCGTTGGATGGGGTGAACCTGACCGTCCAACCAGGCGAATTCGTGGCGATCATGGGTGCGTCGGGATCGGGTAAAAGCACGCTGCTGCATGCGATGGCGGGCCTGATCCAAGTCGACTCGGGACAGGTGGTTGTGTCCGGGCAAGATCTCTCGCAGTTGGGCGACGTCGCGCTCACCAAGTTCCGGCAAAAGAACTTGGGAATCGTCTTCCAAGCCTACAACTTGATCCCGGCTTTGACCGCGGAGGAGAACGTTCGCCTCCCAGCAACCGACTCTGGCAACTTGGACGATCGCGTCGAACGCCTGCTCGACCGGCTTGGGATGAGCGAGCGACGTTCGCATCGCCCCATGGCTCTTTCCGGCGGCGAGCAACAACGCATCGCGATTGCGAGAGCCCTGATTTGCGACCCAGCCATCCTGCTGGCCGACGAGCCCACCGGCAGTTTGGATTCGGTCACCGGCACTCAGATTTGTCAGCTTCTTCGCGGCCTCGTCGATGAAGAACAACGCAGCGTCGTGGTCGTGACCCACGAACCCCACGTCGCGATGTGGGCGGACCGCGTGGTGGTCATGAAGGACGGCACCAACCTGGCCGAGTTTGAAACGTTGGGCACACGAGACCCGCAGATCATCGCGAATCGCTACCAAGAATCACTCGGTGCGGAGGCGGTGCATTGA